CCCGGCCGATTGCGGAGGATGCCGTTGGGGACCGGGGCCCCCGTGCCGGCATCGGCAGGGGCGGACCGCTACCCGGAGCAACACAGGAGACAGCGATGTCCCAACCGGCTCACGAGCCCCACGAGCCCGAGACCCCGCATCTCGACTTCGACGGCACGACCCCCTACGAGGACTACGTCCGGGCCGACGTGCTCACCCACCTCCAGCACCCCCTCTCCGAGGACCCCGGCGAGATGGTCTTCCTGGTCACGACCCAGGTCATGGAGCTGTGGTTCACGGTGATCGTCCACGAGTGGGAGACCGCCGCGCACGCCCTGCGCAGCGCGGACGACGTCCCCACCGCGATCGCCGCGCTCAAGCGTTCGATACGGGAGCTGGAGGCGCTCAACGCCTCCTGGACCCCGCTCGCGCACCTCACCCCGGCGCAGTTCAACTCGTACCGTTCCGCCCTCGGCGAGGGCTCCGGCTTCCAGTCGGCGATGTACCGGCGCCTGGAGTTCCTGCTCGGCGAGAAGTCCGCGTCCCTGCTGGTCCCGCACCGGGGCGCGCCCCGCGTCCACGCCGAGCTGGAGAAGGCGCTGCACGAGCCGAGCCTCTACGACGAGGTGGTGCGGTTGCTGGCCCGCCGGGGCCACGCGATCCCGGAGTCCGTGCTCCACCGTGGCGTGTCGCTGCGCTACGAGCCGTCCGCCGAGGTCGAGCAGGCCTGGACGGCCGTCTACGCGGGCGACCCGGAGGACGAGCTCGCCCGCCTCGGCGAGACGCTGACCGATGTCGCCGAGCTGGTGTGGCGCTGGCGCAACGACCACCTCGTCGCCACCCGGCGCGCCATGGGCGCCAAGGCCGGCACGGGCGGCTCGGCAGGCGTCGCCTGGCTGGAGAAGCGCGCGCGCCACAACGTCTTCCCCGAGCTGTGGACGGCGAGGTCCCATGTCTGAGTCCGCGGTGTCCGAGCAAGCCGGGTCCGAGCTGTCCGCGCGCGCCGAGAAGCTGGACGCCGAGGACGAACTGGCCCCCCTGCGCGCCAGGTTCGTCCTCGAAACCCCCGACGGGACGCCGGGCGGCGCCGCCGTCTATCTCGACGGCAACTCGCTCGGCGCGCTCCCCGTCGGCGTCGCCGAGCGCGTCGACGACGTCGTACGCCGGGAGTGGGGCGCGCTGCGGATCCGCTCCTGGGAGGAGAGCGGCTGGTGGACGGCGCCGGAGCGGGTCGGCGACCGGATCGCCCCGCTGGTGGGTGCGGCACCCGGCCAGATCGTGGTGGGCGACTCGACCAGCGTGAACGTCTTCAAGGCGCTGGTGGGAGCGGTACGGCTGGCGCGGGGCGGCGCCGGCCGCGGCGCGGCCGCGGACAGGGACCAGGAGCGGGACCGGAACCGGGACCGGGACCGGGACCGGGACGAGATCCTGGTGGACGCCACCACCTTCCCCACCGACGGCTACATCGCCGCGTCCGCCGCCCGGCTGACCGGCTGCACCCTCCGCCCGGTCGCCCCGGCCGACGTCCCCGCGGCTCTCGGCGAGGGCGGCGACCGCACGGCCGCGGTGCTGCTGAACCACGTCGACTACCGCACCGGCCGGCTGCACGACCTGCCGGCGCTGACCGCCGCCGTGCACGCGGCGGGCGCGGTCGCCGTCTGGGACCTGTGCCACAGCGCGGGCGCGCTGCCGGTCGGCCTCGACGCGCACGGCGTGGACCTCGCGGTCGGCTGCACGTACAAGTTCCTCAACGGCGGGCCGGGCGCACCGGCGTTCCTGTACGTCCGCCGGGAGCTCCAGGAACGCTTCGACTCGCCGCTGCCCGGCTGGAACTCGCACGTACGTCCGTTCGGGATGCGGCCGGAGTACGAGCCGGCGCCCGGTGCCCTGCGCGGCCGGGTCGGCACCCCCGACATCCTGTCCATGCTCGCCCTGGAGGCGGCGCTGGACGTGTGGGAGGGGGTGCGGATCGAGGCGGTGCGCGCCAAGTCGCTGGCGTTGACGGACTTCTTCCTGCGCTGCGTCGGAACGTATCTGCCGGCGGGCCGGGTGGAGTCCGTGACCCCGGCCGCGCACACGGAGCGCGGCAGCCAGGTGGCGCTGCGCTGCCCGGACGCGGAGGAGGTGATGCGGCGGCTGATCGCCCGGGGTGTGGTCGGCGACTTCCGCGCCCCGGACGTCCTGCGCTTCGGGTTCACCCCGCTGTACCTCGGCTTCGCCGATGTGGAGCGGGCGGCCCGGGTGCTGGCGGAGGTCGTGGCGGAGGCGGACGCGGCGGAACCGCCCCCCTCTCACCCAGCGTGACATCCGGGTGCGGGCGCACGTCACCGGGCTGATACCGTCCCGGCCATCGGCCGGAAACCCACCGGCCACCGTCAGCCCAATTCCGCACCGCCGCTGAGAGGTTGGACCATGCCGGACCAGGCCGCCGCCGCTGCCCGCGACGCCGCCGAAGAGGCGTCCGCCTTCTCACATCCGCACGTCGCCCCGGACGCCACGGCCGCGTACGGCGCTCACCCCGATCAGGTGATCGATTTCTACGCGCCACGTGACATGGCCGGAAATGTCCTGTCCGGGGCGGAGGCCGGGACCGGGGCGGCGGGGTCCGCGCCGCTCGTGGTGGTGCTGCACGGCGGGGCCTGGCGGTCCCGGTACGACCGCCGGCACGTCACGCCGTTCGCGGACTTCCTGGCCCGTCGCGGTTTCGCCGTGGCGAACGTGGAGTACCGGCGCGGGGAGACGGACGCGCCGGTCTCGTCCCCCGCGGACGGGTCGGACGGGACGGACGGGGCGGACGGGTCGGACGGGGCGGACGGGTCGG
The DNA window shown above is from Streptomyces sp. NBC_00670 and carries:
- the kynU gene encoding kynureninase, whose protein sequence is MSESAVSEQAGSELSARAEKLDAEDELAPLRARFVLETPDGTPGGAAVYLDGNSLGALPVGVAERVDDVVRREWGALRIRSWEESGWWTAPERVGDRIAPLVGAAPGQIVVGDSTSVNVFKALVGAVRLARGGAGRGAAADRDQERDRNRDRDRDRDEILVDATTFPTDGYIAASAARLTGCTLRPVAPADVPAALGEGGDRTAAVLLNHVDYRTGRLHDLPALTAAVHAAGAVAVWDLCHSAGALPVGLDAHGVDLAVGCTYKFLNGGPGAPAFLYVRRELQERFDSPLPGWNSHVRPFGMRPEYEPAPGALRGRVGTPDILSMLALEAALDVWEGVRIEAVRAKSLALTDFFLRCVGTYLPAGRVESVTPAAHTERGSQVALRCPDAEEVMRRLIARGVVGDFRAPDVLRFGFTPLYLGFADVERAARVLAEVVAEADAAEPPPSHPA
- a CDS encoding tryptophan 2,3-dioxygenase family protein, producing MSQPAHEPHEPETPHLDFDGTTPYEDYVRADVLTHLQHPLSEDPGEMVFLVTTQVMELWFTVIVHEWETAAHALRSADDVPTAIAALKRSIRELEALNASWTPLAHLTPAQFNSYRSALGEGSGFQSAMYRRLEFLLGEKSASLLVPHRGAPRVHAELEKALHEPSLYDEVVRLLARRGHAIPESVLHRGVSLRYEPSAEVEQAWTAVYAGDPEDELARLGETLTDVAELVWRWRNDHLVATRRAMGAKAGTGGSAGVAWLEKRARHNVFPELWTARSHV